In Candidatus Sodalis pierantonius str. SOPE, one DNA window encodes the following:
- a CDS encoding IS256-like element ISSoEn2 family transposase — protein sequence MDEKQLQALANELAKNLKTPEDLSHFDRLLKKISVEAALNAEMTHHLGYDKNQPKPGTNARNGYSTKTVTTGDGPLALRTPRDRDGSFEPQLVKKNQTRITGMDNQILSLYAKGMTTREIAAAFKELYDADVSPALVSKVTDAVMEQVVEWQNRPLDAVYPIVYLDCIVLKVRQDSRIINKSVFLALGINIEGQKELLGMWLAENEGAKFWLNVLTELKNRGLNDILIACVDGLKGFPDAINAVYPEARLQLCIVHMVRNSLRFVSWKDYKAVTRDLKAIYQAPTEEAGLQALEAFSSAWDIRYPQISRSWQANWANLATFFAYPTDIRKVIYTTNAIESLNSVIRHAIKKRKVFPTDDAVKKVVWLAIQAASQKWTMPLRDWRMAMSRFIIEFGDRLDGHF from the coding sequence ATGGACGAAAAACAGTTGCAGGCTCTGGCTAACGAACTAGCCAAAAATCTCAAAACCCCTGAAGATCTCAGTCACTTCGATCGGCTGCTGAAAAAAATCAGCGTCGAAGCAGCTCTCAATGCCGAAATGACCCATCACCTCGGCTACGATAAAAATCAGCCTAAACCGGGGACCAACGCCCGCAACGGCTATTCCACAAAAACCGTTACCACTGGCGATGGCCCGCTGGCGCTGCGTACTCCGCGCGATCGTGACGGTTCCTTTGAACCGCAACTGGTGAAGAAGAACCAGACCCGGATTACCGGGATGGATAATCAGATTTTATCGTTGTACGCCAAAGGGATGACCACCCGCGAGATCGCCGCCGCGTTCAAAGAGCTGTATGACGCCGATGTCTCGCCGGCGCTGGTCTCAAAGGTCACCGATGCGGTCATGGAGCAGGTTGTTGAATGGCAAAACCGGCCTCTGGATGCAGTCTATCCCATTGTTTATCTTGACTGTATCGTTCTAAAAGTCCGGCAGGACAGCCGCATCATCAACAAATCTGTGTTCCTGGCGCTGGGCATCAACATCGAAGGCCAGAAAGAGTTGCTAGGTATGTGGCTGGCCGAAAATGAAGGCGCAAAGTTCTGGCTGAACGTGCTGACAGAGCTGAAAAACCGCGGCCTGAACGATATCCTTATCGCCTGCGTAGACGGGCTGAAAGGTTTCCCTGACGCTATTAACGCGGTGTATCCGGAGGCGCGGCTCCAGCTGTGTATCGTGCATATGGTGCGCAACAGCCTGCGGTTCGTCTCCTGGAAGGACTACAAGGCCGTCACCCGCGACCTGAAAGCTATCTATCAGGCCCCTACGGAAGAAGCCGGCTTGCAGGCGCTGGAAGCGTTCTCCAGTGCCTGGGACATCCGCTACCCGCAAATAAGTCGAAGCTGGCAGGCAAACTGGGCCAATCTGGCCACGTTCTTTGCCTACCCAACGGACATCCGCAAGGTGATCTACACGACCAACGCCATCGAGTCGTTAAACAGCGTGATCCGGCATGCTATCAAAAAGCGCAAAGTGTTCCCGACCGACGACGCAGTGAAAAAGGTGGTGTGGCTGGCGATACAGGCGGCCTCACAG
- the crl gene encoding sigma factor-binding protein Crl produces the protein MALVSGHPRGKVLKGFTALGPYIREGQCSDNHFFFDCLAVCINMQPAPEKREFWGWWINLEAEAKRYTYTYHLGKFDKEGKWTESEFSDQEVIDKLESSLRAFHTRLRAYIATMNMKLEPADAFKEQPFSLTA, from the coding sequence ATGGCGTTAGTGAGTGGACATCCCCGGGGCAAAGTGTTGAAAGGCTTTACCGCCCTCGGCCCGTATATCCGTGAAGGTCAGTGCAGCGACAACCATTTTTTCTTCGACTGTCTCGCCGTTTGCATCAACATGCAGCCTGCGCCTGAGAAACGTGAGTTTTGGGGCTGGTGGATCAATTTGGAAGCGGAAGCGAAGCGTTATACTTATACGTACCATCTGGGTAAATTTGACAAAGAAGGCAAGTGGACCGAGAGCGAATTCAGCGACCAGGAAGTCATCGATAAATTGGAGAGTTCACTGCGCGCCTTTCATACCCGACTGCGCGCCTATATCGCAACGATGAATATGAAGCTGGAGCCTGCCGACGCGTTTAAAGAACAGCCATTCAGCCTAACCGCCTGA